A DNA window from Kitasatospora atroaurantiaca contains the following coding sequences:
- a CDS encoding DegT/DnrJ/EryC1/StrS family aminotransferase, translated as MTITETTLPAALGGTPAFPDGLPLTRVQVPDREALLGRLGGILDSGQLTNGRTVAELEEAAAELLEVPHVVAVSNCTAGLMLVLQAAGVGGGRPVVMPGFTFSATAHAAHWAGGTPLFAEAREQDITLDPADAEARLKSADRPAALMATHVYGTPCQVEELQRIADTAGVPLVYDAAHGFGSSRQGVPVGGFGLAEVFSMSPTKVAVAGEGGLVATRDGALAATLRTARDYGNPGDYNTLFPGLNARMSELHAAVGLNWLAVLPERVAHRGALVAEFAAAVAGLPGLRLALPEPGDVSTFKDLTLILDSEHFGLTADQLARALKAEGIDTRRYFHPPVQRQQAYAHLGQADALPVTDRLAAAVLTVPLWSHMDAATVRRTAEAVVRIQPYAERLRAAGI; from the coding sequence ATGACCATCACTGAAACCACCCTGCCCGCCGCCCTCGGCGGCACACCCGCCTTCCCGGACGGGCTGCCGCTCACCCGCGTCCAGGTGCCCGACCGCGAGGCCCTGCTGGGCCGGCTCGGCGGCATCCTGGACAGCGGCCAGCTGACCAACGGACGGACGGTCGCCGAGCTGGAGGAGGCCGCCGCCGAGCTCCTCGAGGTGCCGCACGTGGTGGCCGTCTCCAACTGCACCGCCGGGCTGATGCTGGTGCTGCAGGCCGCCGGGGTCGGCGGCGGCCGGCCGGTGGTGATGCCCGGGTTCACCTTCTCGGCCACCGCCCACGCGGCCCACTGGGCGGGCGGCACCCCGCTCTTCGCCGAGGCCCGCGAGCAGGACATCACCCTCGACCCGGCGGACGCCGAGGCCCGGCTCAAGTCCGCCGACCGCCCCGCCGCCCTGATGGCCACGCACGTCTACGGCACTCCCTGCCAGGTCGAGGAGCTGCAGCGGATCGCCGACACCGCCGGGGTGCCGCTGGTCTACGACGCGGCTCACGGCTTCGGCAGCAGCCGGCAGGGTGTGCCGGTCGGCGGCTTCGGCCTGGCCGAGGTGTTCAGCATGAGCCCCACCAAGGTCGCCGTGGCGGGCGAGGGCGGCCTGGTCGCCACCCGCGACGGCGCGCTCGCCGCGACCCTGCGCACCGCCCGCGACTACGGGAACCCGGGCGACTACAACACCCTCTTCCCCGGCCTCAACGCCCGGATGAGCGAGCTGCACGCGGCCGTCGGCCTCAACTGGCTCGCCGTGCTGCCCGAGCGGGTGGCCCACCGGGGTGCACTGGTCGCCGAGTTCGCGGCCGCGGTGGCCGGGCTGCCCGGCCTGCGCCTGGCGCTGCCCGAGCCCGGTGACGTGTCGACCTTCAAGGACCTGACCCTGATCCTGGACTCCGAGCACTTCGGGTTGACGGCCGACCAGCTGGCCCGTGCCCTCAAGGCGGAGGGCATCGACACCCGGCGGTACTTCCACCCGCCGGTCCAGCGCCAGCAGGCGTACGCCCATCTCGGCCAGGCCGACGCCCTGCCGGTGACCGACCGGCTGGCCGCCGCCGTGCTCACGGTGCCGCTCTGGTCGCACATGGACGCCGCCACCGTCCGCCGGACCGCCGAGGCGGTGGTCAGGATCCAGCCGTACGCGGAGCGTCTGCGCGCCGCGGGGATCTGA
- a CDS encoding DUF6643 family protein, whose protein sequence is MTSPRSYDGVGYPSPSFSSGTPIYDSLVAERGVPQIAPINVPAALPPALSSGYGSGYASGYGSGYSTPGFDSPASNLPALPPARLALGPGPSSGPATSYVPAQPASYAAAPQPPVPGYGGQQPYLPPQRPQAPAPAFQQQAGYQNGGGQSFGGQNSFATAPQGFNGQTFGGQPFGGQGFNGPAQQSFADQSFGGNQLRPAAPVTPVRPAQPQRPAQYGDQAQYPQAGYQGNAY, encoded by the coding sequence ATGACCTCGCCCCGCTCCTACGACGGAGTCGGCTACCCCTCTCCGTCCTTCTCCTCCGGCACGCCCATCTACGACAGCCTCGTCGCAGAACGCGGTGTCCCGCAGATCGCCCCCATCAACGTGCCGGCGGCACTGCCCCCGGCCCTCTCCTCGGGCTACGGCTCCGGCTACGCCTCCGGGTACGGCTCGGGCTACAGCACGCCGGGCTTCGACAGCCCCGCGAGCAACCTGCCGGCGCTGCCCCCGGCCCGGCTCGCCCTCGGCCCCGGTCCGAGCAGCGGCCCCGCCACCTCCTACGTCCCGGCCCAGCCCGCCTCGTACGCCGCCGCACCGCAGCCGCCCGTTCCCGGGTACGGCGGCCAGCAGCCGTACCTGCCGCCGCAGCGCCCCCAGGCCCCGGCCCCGGCGTTCCAGCAGCAGGCCGGCTACCAGAACGGCGGCGGCCAGAGCTTCGGCGGGCAGAACAGCTTCGCCACGGCGCCGCAGGGCTTCAACGGCCAGACCTTCGGAGGCCAGCCCTTCGGGGGCCAGGGCTTCAACGGCCCGGCCCAGCAGAGCTTCGCCGACCAGAGCTTCGGCGGGAACCAGCTCCGCCCCGCCGCCCCGGTCACCCCCGTCCGGCCCGCCCAGCCGCAGCGTCCCGCCCAGTACGGCGACCAGGCGCAGTACCCGCAGGCCGGCTACCAGGGGAACGCCTACTGA
- the mscL gene encoding large conductance mechanosensitive channel protein MscL — protein MFKGFRSFLLRGNVVDLAVGIVIGAAFTAVVTGFVTAFLTPLIGVATGTIGDFTQKTFTVGTTTFPYGAFLNALISFLLIATVIYFAVVVPVGKLQARFEPVKDTPVAKTDCPECLSTVPAAAVRCSHCTSELAGRPGFPAQALQPR, from the coding sequence GTGTTCAAGGGATTCCGCAGCTTCCTGCTGCGCGGAAACGTCGTCGATCTGGCCGTCGGTATCGTCATCGGTGCGGCCTTCACCGCCGTCGTCACCGGGTTCGTCACAGCCTTCCTGACCCCGCTGATCGGCGTCGCGACCGGCACCATCGGCGACTTCACCCAGAAGACGTTCACCGTCGGCACCACCACCTTCCCGTACGGCGCGTTCCTGAACGCCCTGATCAGCTTCCTGCTGATCGCCACCGTGATCTACTTCGCCGTCGTGGTGCCGGTCGGCAAGCTGCAGGCCCGCTTCGAGCCGGTCAAGGACACCCCCGTCGCCAAGACCGACTGCCCGGAGTGCCTGAGCACCGTCCCGGCCGCCGCCGTGCGCTGCTCCCACTGCACCTCCGAGCTGGCGGGCCGCCCCGGCTTCCCGGCCCAGGCGCTTCAGCCGCGCTGA